A genomic window from Dethiosulfovibrio russensis includes:
- a CDS encoding bifunctional diguanylate cyclase/phosphodiesterase, translating into MSGATILEVFPSYALEEILRRDGVKTVFQPVVDLFGAKIWGYEALSRGIPPMDSPTELFDAADRFGKLWELEQMCRDRAMDRMSSVIDSEDKRFFINVTPTVFLDDRFPESFNGFVVERCDISASRVVIELTEREEVSDYGKLSRRVEGMKEQGFRIAIDDMGSGHSGLLMLASCIPDYIKLDMGLVRDIHEEPRKQHIVRSLIGLASQVESRIVAEGVETWEELETLMRLGIRFVQGFLFALPSEGPAELSDEFRERVQSIWKELQQREGENLDGLLSLTTRAKAMQKNECSCKELWYLMKNTAEFDHVVVLDGAKPVGLITRNDFAAKMGGAYGFHLFQNRPIEEAAKRNFLSVSHSCSVRLLSRLAMERCPEDIYDPVAVVDARGGYLGTVTMKQVIARSAEIEVRQALTCNPLSGLPGNQDIQRWISCAQQGGGAFSLIYADLDRFKEYNDTYGFVEGDELIKLTASVLQEGLMELGCRAMVGHVGGDDFVAVISGPLPEDYLDAICREFDRRKLVHFKDEDVRTGGYSSTDRKGEVCRVPLVTLSLAVLDSDRLGDSLHPARIAEIAASLKHMAKRRTSELGKSAWVQERRSYSTSEG; encoded by the coding sequence TTTGGAGGAAATCCTCCGTCGAGACGGGGTGAAGACGGTGTTTCAGCCTGTGGTGGATCTTTTCGGTGCCAAAATATGGGGCTACGAGGCCCTTTCCAGGGGTATTCCCCCGATGGATTCACCGACGGAGCTTTTCGATGCCGCCGACCGGTTCGGGAAGCTCTGGGAGCTGGAGCAGATGTGTCGTGACAGGGCGATGGACCGTATGTCCTCCGTGATAGACTCGGAGGATAAGAGATTTTTCATAAACGTGACCCCTACGGTGTTTCTGGACGATCGTTTTCCCGAGAGCTTCAACGGTTTCGTAGTGGAGCGTTGCGATATAAGCGCGTCCAGAGTGGTAATAGAGTTGACCGAACGGGAAGAGGTCTCGGATTACGGCAAACTCTCCCGTCGGGTGGAGGGCATGAAGGAGCAGGGATTCCGGATAGCCATAGACGACATGGGGTCGGGTCACTCCGGGCTTCTCATGTTGGCCTCCTGCATACCGGACTACATAAAGCTGGACATGGGGCTGGTCCGGGATATCCACGAGGAGCCGAGAAAACAGCATATAGTCCGCTCCCTCATAGGCCTGGCATCACAGGTGGAGTCTAGGATAGTCGCCGAGGGGGTGGAGACCTGGGAGGAACTGGAGACTCTCATGAGACTGGGTATAAGGTTCGTCCAGGGCTTCCTGTTCGCCTTGCCCTCGGAGGGACCGGCGGAGCTGTCCGACGAATTCAGGGAAAGGGTACAGTCCATATGGAAGGAGCTACAGCAGAGGGAGGGAGAGAACCTGGACGGACTGCTCTCTCTCACCACCAGGGCCAAGGCTATGCAGAAAAACGAGTGTTCCTGCAAGGAACTTTGGTATCTGATGAAGAACACCGCCGAGTTCGACCACGTGGTGGTCCTGGACGGGGCGAAGCCGGTGGGACTGATAACTAGAAACGACTTCGCCGCAAAGATGGGTGGGGCCTACGGTTTCCATCTCTTCCAGAACCGACCTATAGAGGAGGCGGCGAAGAGGAACTTTTTGTCGGTGAGCCACAGTTGTTCGGTCCGTCTTCTGTCCCGGCTGGCCATGGAGAGGTGTCCCGAGGATATCTACGATCCCGTGGCAGTGGTGGACGCCAGAGGCGGCTATCTCGGGACGGTCACAATGAAGCAGGTGATAGCCCGTTCCGCCGAGATAGAGGTTCGTCAGGCCCTGACCTGCAATCCCCTGAGCGGCCTTCCCGGAAACCAGGACATCCAGCGCTGGATATCCTGCGCCCAGCAGGGGGGAGGGGCCTTCTCTCTGATCTACGCCGACCTGGATCGCTTCAAGGAGTACAACGATACCTACGGATTCGTCGAGGGGGACGAGCTGATAAAGCTCACGGCCTCGGTTCTTCAGGAGGGGCTTATGGAGCTGGGATGCCGGGCCATGGTGGGGCACGTGGGAGGCGACGATTTCGTCGCGGTTATCTCCGGGCCTCTGCCGGAGGACTATCTCGATGCCATCTGCAGGGAGTTCGACCGCCGCAAACTCGTTCACTTTAAGGACGAGGACGTTCGGACCGGAGGGTATAGCTCCACCGATAGAAAGGGGGAGGTCTGTCGGGTCCCTCTGGTAACCCTCAGCCTGGCGGTGTTGGACAGCGACAGATTGGGTGACTCCCTCCATCCGGCGAGGATCGCCGAGATAGCCGCATCTCTGAAGCACATGGCCAAACGACGCACCTCCGAGCTGGGCAAGAGCGCCTGGGTTCAGGAGAGGCGATCCTATAGCACCTCCGAAGGGTAG
- a CDS encoding methyl-accepting chemotaxis protein has translation MSLRKKLVFLVIAICVAMAGLSLLSSRGARATVSDLLDGGQNRESRSSAAAVANWLRSMENVLTTGSRNLSFMIEDLGLLPGTAGNYMRNLTETSLSMGLSDIYLALPSGRFMDGNMWFPEEDDYDPRAEGWYRRAEEEGAMVLSSPWISPRSEEPVMTLSLPVYSLYQEGRLLGVMGADIPVSSFVSEIDSLSSDGAVILTALDGGVLADNLDDGERESMAAVFDAIEEGSLDEVPVRTVDIADSRYRVLSFPLPKGLFLSLASDEASLLAPLRRIERGQTALVAIAFVLVSLVMWLFCRSFMSRIARLTSVAEAAIGGDLTVCCAMAGRDELARVGMAMDGLVDFQRTVLQTLRDGNGSILSSSSGLGQVAGRIENVSAGLQEASSILTEAMNDSIEAVKAAEEGAASVTEGALHVASLVEEAKRSSDRTLGEVRKATELARQNGGGMASLAEDFASVSSVAGRLREGASGIESFVTTIGNIAEQTNLLALNAAIEAARAGESGRGFAVVAREVRDLSEESRAAVTRIRALSDSVVSDVTELGGIASEGDEAVKANQSRSENLYLALEAIEAEAVDVSEKAAGVLERSENQTRHNGEVSAMLSSLSEMAAKAALRAGELEDSVTSLLDGVAGLGRENRTLVDLAGRQEALIDRHRL, from the coding sequence ATGTCCCTGAGAAAAAAGCTGGTCTTTCTGGTGATAGCCATATGCGTCGCCATGGCCGGTCTGTCTCTGCTCTCCTCAAGAGGGGCCAGGGCGACCGTATCGGACCTTCTGGACGGAGGGCAGAACAGGGAGAGCAGGAGCTCCGCCGCGGCGGTGGCCAACTGGCTGAGGTCCATGGAGAACGTCCTGACCACCGGGAGCAGAAACCTGTCCTTCATGATAGAGGACCTGGGGCTTCTTCCCGGAACCGCCGGGAACTACATGAGAAACCTGACTGAGACCTCTCTTTCCATGGGGCTTTCCGACATCTACCTGGCCCTTCCCAGCGGTCGTTTCATGGACGGGAACATGTGGTTCCCCGAGGAGGACGATTACGATCCCAGGGCGGAGGGGTGGTATAGAAGAGCCGAGGAAGAGGGAGCCATGGTGCTCTCGTCCCCCTGGATCTCCCCCAGATCGGAGGAGCCTGTCATGACGCTCTCTCTGCCGGTCTACTCTCTGTACCAGGAGGGGCGGCTGCTGGGGGTGATGGGAGCGGATATTCCCGTGTCCTCCTTCGTCTCGGAGATAGATTCTCTCTCCTCCGATGGGGCGGTTATACTGACGGCGCTGGACGGAGGGGTCTTGGCGGACAACCTTGACGACGGCGAAAGGGAGTCCATGGCGGCGGTATTCGACGCGATCGAGGAGGGAAGTTTGGACGAGGTCCCGGTCAGGACCGTGGACATCGCAGATAGCCGTTACAGAGTGCTCTCCTTCCCTCTTCCCAAGGGACTCTTTCTCTCCCTGGCCTCGGACGAGGCCTCTCTGCTGGCCCCTCTCAGGAGAATCGAGAGAGGTCAGACGGCTCTGGTGGCCATAGCGTTCGTCCTGGTGTCTCTGGTCATGTGGCTGTTCTGTCGGAGCTTTATGAGTCGCATCGCCAGGCTCACTTCCGTGGCCGAGGCGGCTATCGGAGGGGATCTCACCGTCTGCTGCGCCATGGCCGGACGGGACGAGCTGGCCCGGGTCGGCATGGCTATGGATGGCCTGGTGGACTTTCAGAGGACGGTGCTCCAAACCCTGAGGGACGGAAACGGCAGCATACTGTCCAGCTCTTCCGGGTTGGGACAGGTGGCGGGCAGAATAGAGAACGTCTCCGCCGGGTTGCAGGAGGCCAGCTCGATATTGACCGAGGCCATGAACGATAGCATCGAGGCGGTCAAGGCCGCCGAGGAAGGGGCTGCCTCTGTCACCGAGGGAGCTCTCCATGTGGCTTCTTTGGTGGAGGAGGCAAAGAGAAGCTCGGACAGGACTCTGGGAGAGGTCCGAAAGGCCACGGAGCTGGCCCGCCAAAACGGCGGAGGCATGGCCTCCCTGGCCGAGGATTTCGCCTCCGTGTCGTCCGTGGCGGGGAGGCTGAGAGAGGGAGCCTCCGGCATAGAGTCCTTCGTCACCACCATAGGGAACATAGCGGAGCAGACCAACCTGCTGGCACTGAACGCGGCCATAGAGGCGGCCCGGGCCGGAGAGTCCGGCAGAGGTTTCGCCGTGGTCGCCCGTGAGGTCAGAGATCTCTCCGAGGAGAGTCGAGCCGCTGTGACCAGAATAAGAGCTCTTTCCGATTCGGTCGTCTCCGACGTCACGGAGTTGGGAGGGATCGCCTCCGAGGGCGACGAGGCGGTTAAGGCGAACCAGAGCAGGTCGGAGAATCTCTATCTGGCGTTGGAGGCCATAGAGGCGGAGGCGGTGGACGTAAGCGAGAAGGCCGCAGGAGTGCTGGAACGGTCGGAGAACCAGACGAGACACAACGGCGAGGTCTCCGCCATGCTGTCCAGTCTCTCCGAGATGGCCGCCAAGGCTGCTCTGAGAGCGGGAGAGCTGGAGGATTCCGTGACGTCCCTCCTGGATGGAGTGGCGGGGCTTGGCAGGGAAAACCGAACCCTCGTCGACCTGGCGGGACGACAGGAGGCCCTTATAGACCGTCATCGACTCTAG